A single window of Pelagicoccus enzymogenes DNA harbors:
- a CDS encoding helix-turn-helix domain-containing protein — MASDPESAQEAVPAFNFSILRDIRKRADLTLSALSERSGVSVAVISKLERNQTQAEVGTLHKIGKVFGMRATDLLSLAEAPISNKKSSVSYKSGAFDFEAIRYGNADCIYGTAKAGARVSKPEIHHDDHEICWVLKGLVRLDLPKESHELEAGQSIQFDAIQEHSYEALEDCQVVIVHIRKDKRY, encoded by the coding sequence ATGGCAAGTGACCCCGAATCCGCACAGGAGGCTGTGCCCGCCTTCAATTTTTCGATCCTGCGGGACATTCGTAAGCGCGCTGACCTGACTTTAAGCGCCCTTTCGGAGCGTAGCGGCGTATCGGTTGCGGTGATCTCCAAACTGGAGCGCAACCAGACGCAGGCTGAGGTCGGAACGCTCCACAAGATAGGCAAGGTGTTTGGAATGAGGGCCACGGATTTGCTCTCCTTGGCGGAGGCGCCGATCTCGAACAAGAAGAGTTCGGTAAGCTACAAATCAGGCGCCTTCGATTTCGAGGCGATTCGTTACGGCAACGCAGATTGCATTTACGGTACGGCCAAGGCTGGGGCCCGCGTGTCCAAGCCAGAGATACATCACGACGACCATGAGATTTGCTGGGTGTTGAAAGGTTTGGTTCGCCTTGATTTACCGAAAGAGAGCCACGAGCTGGAAGCGGGCCAAAGCATACAGTTCGATGCGATCCAAGAGCACAGCTACGAGGCCTTGGAGGATTGCCAGGTGGTGATCGTGCACATTCGCAAGGACAAGCGTTATTAA